In a genomic window of Methanolobus chelungpuianus:
- a CDS encoding ABC transporter ATP-binding protein, which produces MVNILPMDPIISASGLRKSFGDRVALKSIDLEVKRGQSVVIFGPNGAGKTTFLKILSTVMMPTGGTVIMDGIDIKKKPAEVRRMIGVISHESYLYDELTARENLRFFGRMYGLAKGELEERTDELLANVDLLKRGDDRVGSFSRGMKQRLSIARALMHKPSVLLMDEPYTGLDQKAAETFESVMGRLDTDQVTKVMVSHNIERALQLSDRAIIMDNGKIVHDSPSTVFSGTEDFRHTYMSLVCGDTDAEGITNLQ; this is translated from the coding sequence ATGGTCAATATACTCCCGATGGACCCTATCATATCAGCCAGCGGATTAAGGAAGAGCTTTGGTGACCGCGTGGCATTGAAGAGTATCGACCTTGAAGTGAAAAGGGGGCAGTCCGTGGTCATTTTCGGCCCCAACGGAGCCGGCAAGACAACTTTTCTGAAGATACTGTCCACTGTCATGATGCCCACAGGGGGCACTGTGATCATGGACGGTATCGACATCAAGAAGAAACCTGCAGAGGTCAGACGAATGATAGGCGTGATCTCGCACGAGAGCTATCTTTATGATGAACTCACGGCAAGGGAGAACCTGAGATTCTTTGGCAGGATGTACGGCCTTGCAAAAGGCGAACTTGAAGAGCGTACGGATGAGCTGCTGGCCAATGTGGACCTTCTTAAGCGCGGGGACGACAGGGTGGGCTCCTTCTCACGGGGCATGAAACAGCGCCTGTCCATTGCAAGGGCACTGATGCACAAGCCTTCCGTACTGCTGATGGATGAGCCCTATACCGGGCTTGACCAGAAGGCTGCAGAAACTTTTGAGAGCGTGATGGGTCGTCTGGATACGGATCAGGTAACAAAGGTAATGGTGTCCCATAATATTGAAAGGGCCCTGCAGCTCAGCGACCGGGCTATCATAATGGACAACGGAAAGATCGTGCACGATTCCCCGAGTACGGTGTTCTCAGGAACAGAGGATTTCAGGCACACCTATATGTCGCTCGTATGCGGGGATACGGATGCTGAGGGAATTACCAACCTCCAGTGA
- a CDS encoding heme exporter protein CcmB, translating into MIKSIHIAAKDLRSEFRTKQMINSMFIFSLLVIVIFSIALGDLLSRTDIIDRLAPAVLWVSFIFAGTVGLSRAFGSEMDNGCLEGLKLCPVDRGVIYTGKTISSAIIMFLVEAVTIPVFVVLFNYDISGLAGLSLVIVLGTLGFIVVGTLLSALTVNTRAREIMLPIMLLPLVIPVLIPVVTATGKLLTGSDIGDIYNELQLLIVYDLIFFTVGHLVFEFTIQD; encoded by the coding sequence ATGATCAAAAGCATCCATATAGCAGCGAAGGATCTGAGGTCAGAGTTCAGGACCAAACAGATGATCAATTCCATGTTCATATTCTCCCTGCTTGTGATAGTGATATTCAGTATAGCCCTCGGAGATCTGCTTAGCCGGACCGATATCATTGACAGGCTTGCTCCTGCAGTGCTCTGGGTATCCTTCATTTTTGCCGGGACCGTGGGGCTTTCACGGGCCTTCGGCTCTGAAATGGACAACGGTTGCCTGGAAGGACTGAAACTGTGCCCTGTGGACCGTGGGGTCATCTACACGGGTAAAACTATCTCAAGTGCGATCATCATGTTCCTTGTCGAGGCAGTGACAATCCCGGTATTTGTGGTCTTGTTCAATTACGATATCAGCGGTCTTGCAGGCCTTTCACTGGTGATAGTTCTTGGAACCCTTGGGTTCATAGTGGTCGGAACGCTGCTCTCCGCCCTGACTGTCAACACCCGCGCAAGGGAGATCATGCTCCCGATAATGCTGCTGCCCCTGGTGATACCGGTCCTTATCCCGGTCGTGACGGCAACCGGAAAACTTCTCACTGGCAGCGATATCGGCGACATATATAATGAACTGCAGCTCCTGATAGTCTACGACCTGATCTTCTTTACAGTGGGCCATCTTGTATTCGAGTTCACCATACAGGACTGA